In Mixta intestinalis, the following are encoded in one genomic region:
- the casA gene encoding type I-E CRISPR-associated protein Cse1/CasA → MDLTQEKWLPVILNDGQKTKISLSELLNDNIMDVAWPRSDFQGAAWQMLIGVLQCTVAPEDEDSWDEIWDNGIDAEKWIQSLSSISPALRFGAEKPSFLQSLEPLDSESSPISGLLIEAPGGITLKRNKDHFVKRGSVEQICPHCAVMALFAVQTNSPAGGSGYRVGMRGGGPLTTLVVPLQEEKFPLWKKLWLNVLPQEQVLKPEQYPLVFPWLAPTKTSEKAGNIVTRDNAHPLQAYWGMPRRIELDFSHTQAGICDLCGEPHEKLLLQMRTKNYGVQYDGWLHPLSPYRQALKDPSAPWLALKGQPGGLSYKDWLGVSLEYSDKFNKCQSAKVVRYASDKDKIDTGLWCFAWDMDNAKARCWYQHRIPLLNVSRPERRRFQDAISQVLQLATESLTLLRYALKSAMFENPKEAKFDFSMVDIAFWQETEPAFRTLLKALMADPQRKDFATRQALRNWESELINYLLQVFDRDALTDPDCPDDILLRQIKARRILIGSYYKLKMREDLIALAKEEQEAKSV, encoded by the coding sequence ATGGATTTAACCCAGGAGAAATGGCTGCCTGTCATTCTGAACGATGGGCAGAAAACCAAAATCTCTCTGTCTGAGCTGTTAAATGACAATATTATGGATGTTGCCTGGCCCCGTTCTGATTTCCAGGGCGCAGCGTGGCAAATGCTGATCGGTGTGCTGCAATGCACCGTTGCGCCAGAAGATGAAGATAGCTGGGATGAGATTTGGGATAACGGTATTGATGCCGAAAAATGGATCCAGTCATTGAGTTCCATTTCTCCTGCCTTACGTTTCGGCGCAGAAAAACCGTCATTCCTGCAAAGCCTTGAGCCGCTGGACAGCGAAAGTAGTCCGATATCGGGGCTGTTGATTGAGGCACCGGGCGGAATCACCCTCAAGCGCAATAAGGATCATTTCGTCAAACGCGGCAGCGTTGAACAGATTTGTCCGCACTGTGCGGTAATGGCGCTCTTTGCGGTGCAAACCAACTCACCGGCGGGTGGGTCTGGCTATCGCGTAGGGATGCGCGGTGGCGGGCCGTTAACAACGCTGGTTGTTCCGCTGCAAGAGGAAAAATTCCCGCTGTGGAAAAAGCTGTGGCTCAATGTCTTACCGCAGGAGCAGGTTTTAAAACCCGAACAGTATCCGCTGGTTTTTCCCTGGTTAGCGCCGACAAAAACCAGTGAAAAAGCCGGAAACATTGTCACGCGGGATAATGCTCATCCGCTTCAGGCGTACTGGGGCATGCCGCGCCGTATTGAGCTGGATTTTTCACATACCCAGGCGGGCATATGTGATTTATGCGGCGAGCCACATGAAAAGCTGCTGCTGCAAATGCGCACTAAAAATTATGGCGTGCAGTATGATGGCTGGCTGCATCCTCTCTCACCTTATCGTCAGGCACTGAAGGATCCTTCCGCGCCCTGGCTGGCATTAAAAGGCCAGCCGGGAGGGCTAAGTTATAAAGACTGGCTGGGCGTAAGCCTGGAATATAGTGATAAATTTAATAAATGCCAGTCGGCAAAAGTAGTGCGCTATGCCAGTGATAAAGACAAAATCGATACCGGGCTGTGGTGTTTTGCCTGGGATATGGACAATGCCAAGGCGCGCTGCTGGTATCAACATCGTATTCCACTGCTTAATGTCTCTCGCCCCGAACGCCGACGTTTTCAGGATGCTATTTCTCAGGTGCTACAGCTGGCAACGGAATCATTAACGCTGCTCAGATATGCATTAAAAAGCGCCATGTTTGAAAATCCCAAAGAGGCTAAGTTTGATTTCAGTATGGTGGATATTGCTTTCTGGCAGGAAACCGAACCCGCCTTTCGCACGTTACTAAAAGCCCTGATGGCCGATCCGCAGCGCAAAGATTTCGCAACGCGCCAGGCATTACGTAACTGGGAAAGCGAGTTAATTAACTATCTATTGCAGGTTTTTGATCGTGATGCGTTAACCGATCCTGATTGCCCGGACGATATTCTGCTGCGCCAGATAAAAGCACGCCGCATATTGATTGGCAGCTATTACAAGCTAAAAATGCGTGAGGATCTAATCGCATTAGCGAAAGAAGAACAGGAGGCGAAAAGTGTTTAA
- the casB gene encoding type I-E CRISPR-associated protein Cse2/CasB produces the protein MFNNDTAALRKITSPKAQQTIRDWFAMLSERYAKEGNGRAWRAKIKRMQPPYDVMMSEGYSVLRQRLIAHMALRPIDDMALALFVSVAVHIKYENQKLSFAAQLGEKAESARPILSSLRFERLQKARDPETFCQLLIRAVKLRNYYGVNILSLADSIFLWMEEWQRREAHQPEDRNPFARNRIRWANEYLFTARDV, from the coding sequence GTGTTTAATAATGATACCGCGGCGTTGCGGAAAATTACGAGTCCAAAGGCGCAACAGACTATACGCGACTGGTTCGCAATGTTGTCCGAACGCTATGCCAAAGAGGGTAACGGACGAGCCTGGCGCGCCAAGATTAAACGCATGCAGCCTCCTTATGACGTAATGATGAGCGAGGGTTATAGCGTGCTTCGTCAGCGACTTATAGCACATATGGCGCTGCGTCCGATAGATGACATGGCACTGGCGTTATTTGTCAGCGTTGCCGTGCATATTAAATATGAGAATCAAAAATTAAGCTTTGCTGCTCAGCTTGGAGAGAAAGCTGAGAGCGCCAGACCCATTTTGTCTTCTCTGCGTTTTGAACGTCTGCAAAAAGCGCGCGATCCGGAAACCTTTTGTCAGTTACTGATTAGAGCAGTAAAGCTCCGCAATTATTATGGTGTCAATATTCTCTCGCTGGCCGATAGCATTTTCTTATGGATGGAAGAGTGGCAGCGGCGCGAAGCGCATCAGCCTGAAGACCGTAATCCTTTTGCCAGAAACCGTATTCGTTGGGCAAATGAATATCTTTTTACTGCACGTGACGTATAA